A genomic segment from Nematostella vectensis chromosome 6, jaNemVect1.1, whole genome shotgun sequence encodes:
- the LOC5515011 gene encoding uncharacterized protein LOC5515011 yields the protein MKSLLFLLGLCFIHAQAFPQTHRPRPRDYWIGEQPENDDNLMEELMDAMSHSETDVTYDESKRGLPPGAILHKCSDRKRYPFGCCPDMETKAVREDKFDCGPKLCIDIYVSWCSDNEKILDCQDKHKLMCAKTCKNCPNKAPAAPLEKCRAMADKLPYGCCWNGVPATGPNGRGCLPCVDLNPNSCRQFKDVSGGCNSGSWGIRSFMQKRCAKTCGICDYSYEK from the exons CATTTCCTCAGACCCACAGACCCAGACCCAGAGACTATTGGATAGGAGAACAGCCAGAGAATGACGACAATTTAATGGAAGAACTCATGGATGCTATGAGCCACTCGGAAACTGACGTCACGTACGATGAATCAAAACGAGGCTTACCCCCGGGAGCTATACTGCACA AGTGTAGCGACAGAAAGAGGTACCCGTTTGGCTGTTGTCCCGACATGGAGACGAAGGCGGTTAGGGAAGACAAGTTTGACTGTGGAC CAAAACTCTGCATTGATATATATGTCAGCTGGTGTTCGGATAATGAGAAGATTCTCGATTGCCAGGATAAACACAAGCTAATGTGCGCCAAGACGTGCAAAAATTGTC CGAACAAAGCTCCCGCTGCGCCTCTTGAGAAGTGCAGAGCAATGGCTGATAAGCTGCCGTATGGCTGCTGCTGGAATGGCGTCCCTGCTACTGGACCAAACGGGCGTGGCTGCTTGC CTTGTGTTGACTTGAACCCTAACTCGTGCCGACAGTTCAAGGACGTGAGCGGTGGCTGTAACTCAGGCTCGTGGGGAATCCGTAGCTTCATGCAGAAGCGCTGCGCAAAAACATGCGGCATTTGCGACTATAGCTATGAGAAGTAA